In Acidobacteriota bacterium, the DNA window GAACTACACCGAGAAGGAGGTCAGCTTCCCCTTCCGCAACTTCAAGCTGGCGGGAACCCTCACCATACCGCAAGTTAGAAAGGAGAGAAAGAAGTTTCCCGCAGTGGTGCTCGTCTCCGGTTCTGGTCCCCAAAACAGGGACGAAGACACTCCGATACCCGGTCCATACGGTATGAAGTATGGCATCTTCAGAACCATCGCTCATCGCTTAGGGAATAATGGGTTTGTCGTCCTCCGCTACGACGACATCGGGGTTGGTGAAAGCGGAGGAAACGCTCAAACAGTGACCTTGAACGACCGGATCGCCGAGGTGCGGGCAGCGGTACTCTACCTCGAAAGGCTCGATTTCGTCGATAAGCTTCGGATCGGCATCATCGGGCATTCAGAGGGAGCGATAATCGCCCCCGAGGTGGCGGTACGCGATCCCGAGGTAGCGGGGATCGTACTGATGGGCGCTCCGGCAAAACCGCTCGATTACATCATCTTCGAGCAATCGCAGGCGATGGCTCTTTCTGAGCTCGAGTTCCGGCTTGATCTTCCTGACCTCATCTCGATCGAGAAACAGGTGCTGACAGGGAAGGATTGGGGGGAGATAAACGGCGTCCCCATCTTTTTAGGCTGGTTCCGCTCCCACTTCTATCATAATCCACTCGCCACCATCACCCGGGTTCACTGCCCCATCCTGATCCTAAACGGCGCCCTCGACCTCCAGGTCCTTCCGGCAAACGCCGTTGCCTTAGCCCTCGCCCTGGAGAAGGCGGGGAGAAGAAACTACACCCTGAGGATATTCGACGGTTTGGACCACCTCTTTATGCGGAATCGCTACCGGGGACACCTCGGTGATTACAACGACCTTGAGCGGAATATATCGCCTGAGGTAATAGCTACCATCGTCTCCTGGCTAAAGGAAAACCTAAAACAGGAGGAGTAAGATGAAGTTAAAGGTTATGTTTGCCCTAACCATCCTCCTCGCCAGCTTTGCCCTTGCGGGAGGGACAAAGGCGGTGGAGAGGGGAACCTACATCCTCAACCTTGGGGGAAGGGATGTGGGTCATAACACCTACACCCTCGAGAAGGGGAAGAAGGGCTATAAGAGCCGTGCCCAGACGGTGCTCAACCTGCCCCAGGGCAGGGTGGTGCTGACCACCGACCTCGAGCTGAGCGAGGAGCTAACCCCCATCTACTACCAGCTGAAGGCAACCCTTCCTGGACAGGTGCAGTCGATCGAGACCACGATCAAGGGGGACAAGGCAAAGTCGGTCATCGATGTCGGCGGGACGATAAGGAAGACCAGCACCAAGCCCACCCTACCCTGCTACATCCTGGACAACAATATGATCGATCACTGGTGCTATCTCGTGAAAAAGCTCGATTTAAGCTCCGCCAAGGAACAGACTATCAACCTCTTTGTCCCTCAGGCGGCGCTCACCACCAACCTGACCCTGAAGAAAAAGAAGGAGGAAGAGATAAAGATCGGGGGAAAAAGCTATAAAGCGGTGGTGATGGAGGGGATTCTTGCCTCTAAGATAGGGCTAACCCTCTACATCGAGCCGAAGGAGATGAAGCTTTTGAAGGTGGTAATCCCGGAGCAAAACTTCTCTGCTGAGCTTTCCTCCAGGGTAAAACCGATAGAATAACCCCCCCTTTGCTCCAAAACTCAAAAGGTAACGGCTACCATTGTTTCTTGGCTAAATGGAAAACCTAAAATAGGAGGAGTAAAATGAAGTTAAAGGTTATGTTAGTTTTAACCGCTCTTCTCGTCAGCTTTATCCTTGCGGGAGGAGGGACAAAGACGGTGGAGAAGGGGACCTACATCATCAACATAGGGGGAAAAGATGTGGGTTACAATACTTATATCCTTACTAAAGGGAAGGAGAAGGGCTATGAGAGCCGTGCCCAGACGGTGCTCAACCTGCCCCAGGGCAAGGTGGTGCTAACCACCGACCTCAAGCTGAGCGAGAAGCTAACCCCCATCCATTACCAGCTGAAGGCAACCCTACCGGGCCAGAAGCAGTCTATCGAGACCACGATCAAGGAGAACAAGGCAAAGTTGCTCATCAATGTGGGGGGAAAGATAAAAAAGACCACCACCAAACTCACCCCTCCCTGCTACATTATGGACAGTAGTATGGTCGATCATTGGTGTTATTTCACAAAGAGGCTTGACCCAAACTCCGTCAAGGAGCAGAAGATAAACATCTTTGTTCCTCGGTCAGCGGCCGTCACCGATTTGGTCCTGAAGAAGAAGAAAGAAAAAGAGATAAAGATCGGAGGGAAAAGTTATAAGGCAGTGGTGATGGAGGGGGTACTCGCCTCGAAGGTAAAAGTTACCCTCTACATCGAGCCGAAGGAGATGAAGCTTTTGAAGATGGTAATCCCGGAGCAAAACTTCTCTGCCGAGCTTTCCTCCAGGGTAAAACCGATAAAATAAGAAAATCCCCCTTTTTGCTACCGCTATTGATAGTAAAAAGGGGGATAGCTTTATCAATAGTGTTTTTTCACGAACTCCTCTATCTTATCGTAGGCTTCAGTGAGTACATCCTCCGGAGCGAGGTAAACCACCCGGAAGTGGGCTGTTCCCGGCTTTTCGCCGAAGCCAGCACCATGAACAACGAGCACCCCGGTCTCCATCAAAAGCTCGCGGACGAACTTCTCATCGGAGATGGGAAGATCGATCCTGGCGAAGGCGTAAAAGGAGGCTTCGGGTTTAACCAGCGAGATATGGGGAATGGCGTTCAACCGCTCGTGGGTCAGGTCGCATCTCCTTCTCAGCTTGTCCAACATCTCGCTAAGATGGCTCTGGTCCCCGGTGAGCGCGGGTTTTATGGCGAACTGGATGGGAAGGTTGTGGCAGAGCCGAGCCCGAAGTAGTCTATTCAACCCCTCCTTATAGCGGGAGAGGAGCTTTTTCTCTCCACTCAGGATACCCCAGCCGACCCTCCATCCGGGAACAAGATGCGCCTTGCTCAAGCCATTGAAGGTCATCACCGGAGCCTCGGGATCGAGCGAAGCGAGGGAAATATGCTTCTTGGGAACGAGGAGGAACTTATCATATATCTCATCGGAGATGATAAGGAGATTATGCCTCTTTCCTATCTCGATTATCTCTCGAAGGAGATCCTCGGGGTAGATGGTGCCGGTGGGATTGTTCGGGTTTATCACCACTATCGCCCTTGTTTTGTCGTTTATCCGCTTCTCGATGTCGGAGGGATCAGGGAGCCAACCGTTCTCCTCATCGAGGTAGTAGGGATTGACTTCGGCGGAAAGCTTTCCCAGGATGGCGGAATAAACGGGATATCCAGGATAAGGTATGAGGACATTCTCCCCGCTATTCAATAAGGCGGAGAGGGTCATCTCTATTGCCTCGGTGACGCCAGCGGTGATGAATATCTCCTCGATATTCCTTATTCCGTTAGCCTCCGCCTTCGCTCTTATCGTCTCTATCGCTTCAGGGATCCCGCCACTCGGTCCATAGCCATTATTGCCATCGAGCATCGCCTTATGGACCGCCTCGATCATATGATGGGGTGTCTCATAATCGAACTTCAGGGGATCGCCGATATTTAGATGGATGATCTTCTTCCCCTTGCGTTTAAGCTCATCAGCGAGCACCACCACATCCCGGATGGCATAGCGCACATTCTCCGTGCTCCGGGCAGGGATTATCTCCTTCATATCTGCCTCCTTGATATGATTTATGGTAACTGATGAAAAATAAAGCTACTCACCTTCTCCCTCTCTCGAGGGAAGAATGCCCAGCGAGTAGCGTATAAGCTGGAACGCCTCCTTGGTGCCCGGGGTAAACTCCCTTTCCGCCTTGGCGATGACCTTCTTCCACTTGCTGAATATCCCCCTAAGCGAGGTAACATCGTTCCTCCGGA includes these proteins:
- a CDS encoding alpha/beta hydrolase codes for the protein NYTEKEVSFPFRNFKLAGTLTIPQVRKERKKFPAVVLVSGSGPQNRDEDTPIPGPYGMKYGIFRTIAHRLGNNGFVVLRYDDIGVGESGGNAQTVTLNDRIAEVRAAVLYLERLDFVDKLRIGIIGHSEGAIIAPEVAVRDPEVAGIVLMGAPAKPLDYIIFEQSQAMALSELEFRLDLPDLISIEKQVLTGKDWGEINGVPIFLGWFRSHFYHNPLATITRVHCPILILNGALDLQVLPANAVALALALEKAGRRNYTLRIFDGLDHLFMRNRYRGHLGDYNDLERNISPEVIATIVSWLKENLKQEE
- a CDS encoding aminotransferase class I/II-fold pyridoxal phosphate-dependent enzyme, which encodes MKEIIPARSTENVRYAIRDVVVLADELKRKGKKIIHLNIGDPLKFDYETPHHMIEAVHKAMLDGNNGYGPSGGIPEAIETIRAKAEANGIRNIEEIFITAGVTEAIEMTLSALLNSGENVLIPYPGYPVYSAILGKLSAEVNPYYLDEENGWLPDPSDIEKRINDKTRAIVVINPNNPTGTIYPEDLLREIIEIGKRHNLLIISDEIYDKFLLVPKKHISLASLDPEAPVMTFNGLSKAHLVPGWRVGWGILSGEKKLLSRYKEGLNRLLRARLCHNLPIQFAIKPALTGDQSHLSEMLDKLRRRCDLTHERLNAIPHISLVKPEASFYAFARIDLPISDEKFVRELLMETGVLVVHGAGFGEKPGTAHFRVVYLAPEDVLTEAYDKIEEFVKKHY